In Microbacterium galbinum, a single window of DNA contains:
- a CDS encoding alpha/beta fold hydrolase gives MTVPSPYTDRLARLPVERREAEVRGGTTAYWVYGPEDAETTIVAVHGFRGEHHGLEPVLAFLPEARVIAPDLPGFGETAPLPGRTHDLDEYAAWLGDFVAEVAPGAVILGHSFGSIVTSAAVARGLVTPRLILLNPIGAPALEGPKGVMTRLAVLYYALGARLPERLGTALLRNRLIVRVMSITMAKTSDPALRRFIHDQHDTYFSRFSDRDVLRDAFVASVSHDVRGFAPDIHVPTLLVAAQRDDITPIEAERTLATLFDDASLVEIAEVGHLIHYETPAEAAGAIRRFLRIPVARGR, from the coding sequence ATGACCGTGCCCTCTCCGTACACTGACCGCCTGGCTCGACTCCCCGTCGAGCGACGGGAGGCAGAAGTGCGCGGTGGCACGACGGCGTACTGGGTGTACGGCCCCGAGGATGCCGAGACCACGATCGTGGCCGTGCACGGCTTCCGCGGAGAGCATCACGGGCTGGAGCCCGTTCTCGCCTTCCTCCCGGAGGCACGCGTGATCGCGCCCGATCTGCCCGGCTTCGGTGAGACGGCTCCGCTTCCCGGACGCACGCACGACCTCGACGAGTACGCGGCGTGGCTCGGCGATTTCGTGGCCGAGGTCGCCCCCGGCGCCGTCATCCTCGGCCATTCGTTCGGGTCGATCGTCACGTCCGCGGCCGTGGCGCGCGGGCTCGTGACGCCCCGCCTGATCCTCCTCAATCCCATCGGGGCGCCGGCGCTGGAAGGCCCCAAGGGTGTGATGACACGGCTCGCCGTGCTGTACTACGCCCTGGGAGCGCGTCTGCCCGAACGCCTCGGAACCGCGCTTCTGCGCAACCGCCTCATCGTGCGGGTGATGAGCATCACGATGGCCAAGACCTCCGACCCCGCTCTGCGCCGATTCATCCACGATCAGCACGACACGTACTTCTCGCGCTTCTCGGATCGCGACGTGCTCCGCGACGCCTTCGTGGCGAGCGTCTCGCACGACGTGCGCGGGTTCGCTCCCGACATCCACGTCCCGACGCTGCTGGTGGCCGCGCAGCGCGACGACATCACGCCGATCGAGGCCGAGCGCACGCTCGCGACGCTCTTCGACGACGCGTCGCTCGTCGAGATCGCCGAGGTCGGTCACCTGATCCACTACGAGACGCCGGCCGAGGCCGCCGGTGCGATCAGACGCTTCCTCCGGATTCCCGTCGCGCGAGGCCGATGA
- a CDS encoding exonuclease domain-containing protein, translating to MADDLPLPPWLRRVGVFDLETTGIDVTSDRIVTAHVGVLDAEGHQIVARTWLADPGVDIPEGATAVHGVTTARARAEGRPAREVVAQVLIALRSLLDQGIPVVAYNASYDFSLLAHEAVRHGLAPLSDPAPIIDPFVIDKAVDRYRRGKRTLSLVAAHYAVALDGAHEAAADAIAAGRVAQAIARQFSLPDTLDDLHTRQIGWARAQAESLTEYFISIGRLDPEDAVDGTWPVRPHAVDAANPLL from the coding sequence ATGGCCGACGATCTCCCGCTCCCGCCCTGGCTGCGCCGTGTCGGCGTGTTCGACCTGGAGACGACGGGGATCGACGTCACATCCGATCGCATCGTCACCGCGCATGTCGGCGTGCTCGACGCCGAGGGCCACCAGATCGTGGCCCGTACCTGGCTCGCCGACCCCGGTGTCGATATCCCGGAGGGAGCGACCGCGGTGCATGGCGTCACGACCGCTCGGGCACGGGCGGAGGGGCGCCCCGCACGCGAAGTCGTCGCCCAGGTGCTGATCGCCCTGCGTTCGCTCCTCGATCAGGGCATCCCCGTCGTCGCGTACAACGCCTCCTACGACTTCTCACTCCTCGCGCACGAGGCCGTCCGACACGGACTGGCCCCGCTGTCCGATCCCGCGCCCATCATCGATCCCTTCGTGATCGACAAGGCCGTCGATCGCTACCGCAGGGGCAAGCGCACTCTCAGCCTCGTCGCCGCCCATTACGCGGTGGCCCTCGACGGCGCACACGAGGCCGCGGCCGACGCCATCGCCGCGGGCCGGGTCGCCCAGGCGATCGCGCGACAGTTCTCGCTGCCCGACACTCTCGACGATCTGCACACGCGGCAGATCGGGTGGGCACGGGCTCAGGCGGAGAGCCTGACCGAGTACTTCATCAGCATCGGCCGCCTCGATCCGGAAGACGCGGTCGACGGTACGTGGCCGGTGCGTCCGCACGCCGTCGACGCGGCCAACCCGCTCCTCTGA
- a CDS encoding YihY/virulence factor BrkB family protein produces MATQQSDGPPAPHDLGARSWRFVARGTARKFADDGAADIAAALTFHSVLALVPAMLVGVSVVSLLGSDSTAVTFVLEVVRAVAPEETAMTIAVAVDGLADSALAGPALIIGMGLTIWAVARYIAVLGRGMNRVYDVDEGRSPWALKSMQVAVALVVLLATAAAVAVGAASSSVAAAIGEQLGGGEAALLVWRIARWPILVVIVVATVAFLYDRAPNIRHPRFRWLSWGAALAIVVLAIASLAFGLYVSSIVDYERVYGQLAGIIVLLLWLWIANLALVLGVEFDASLERARELSAGIPAEASPRLPLRDRSRVVRKQARRSAEIAEARRLRDRP; encoded by the coding sequence ATGGCGACTCAACAGTCGGACGGCCCGCCGGCACCGCACGATCTCGGCGCCAGGTCCTGGCGTTTCGTGGCGCGCGGAACCGCGCGCAAGTTCGCCGACGACGGCGCTGCCGACATCGCGGCGGCGCTGACCTTCCACTCCGTGCTGGCCCTCGTGCCGGCCATGCTCGTCGGCGTCTCGGTCGTCAGCCTCCTCGGAAGCGATTCCACGGCGGTGACGTTCGTTCTCGAGGTCGTGCGCGCCGTCGCGCCCGAGGAGACGGCGATGACGATCGCAGTCGCCGTCGACGGCCTCGCGGACTCCGCTCTCGCGGGCCCCGCGCTGATCATCGGTATGGGACTCACGATCTGGGCCGTCGCCCGATACATCGCCGTCCTCGGCCGCGGGATGAATCGCGTCTACGACGTCGACGAGGGACGCTCGCCATGGGCTCTCAAGTCCATGCAGGTGGCGGTGGCGCTCGTCGTGCTCCTCGCCACGGCGGCTGCGGTGGCCGTCGGCGCCGCGAGTTCGTCCGTCGCCGCGGCCATCGGCGAGCAGCTCGGCGGCGGAGAGGCCGCACTCCTGGTCTGGCGGATCGCGCGCTGGCCGATACTGGTCGTGATCGTGGTCGCCACCGTCGCCTTCCTGTACGACCGTGCGCCGAACATCCGTCATCCGCGATTCCGTTGGCTCAGTTGGGGTGCGGCGCTGGCGATCGTCGTTCTCGCCATCGCCTCTCTCGCGTTCGGTCTGTACGTCTCGAGCATCGTCGACTACGAGCGCGTCTACGGGCAGCTCGCCGGCATCATCGTGCTTCTGCTCTGGCTGTGGATCGCGAACCTCGCTCTCGTTCTCGGAGTGGAGTTCGATGCGTCCCTGGAGCGTGCGCGGGAGCTGAGCGCGGGGATCCCGGCAGAGGCGAGTCCGCGCCTCCCGCTGCGGGATCGATCACGGGTGGTCCGCAAGCAGGCGCGACGGAGCGCCGAGATCGCCGAGGCGCGTCGGCTCCGCGATCGGCCGTGA